Proteins from one Panicum virgatum strain AP13 chromosome 7K, P.virgatum_v5, whole genome shotgun sequence genomic window:
- the LOC120639990 gene encoding transcription factor BHLH6-like: MEADNTMVAMGFGLYWHSPPRFLVEPLDLADAFGSMYAYAPASEAESLSGLCASYAPADSSSPGGANDCCSAPAVLAPPPPAAVATRNVVTERGRRRRLNEKLYALRSVVPNITKMDKASIVRDAIAYVEHLQEQERRVQKLTVYEHYHPELYHEKFKRHNTPQRDWKQNVAITRL, from the exons ATGGAGGCAGATAACACCATGGTGGCCATGGGTTTCGGTCTCTACTGGCACTCGCCACCTCGCTTCCTCGTCGAGCCCCTCGACCTCGCCGACGCCTTCGGCAG CATGTACGCATACGCGCCGGCGAGCGAGGCTGAGTCGCTGTCCGGCCTCTGCGCGTCGTACGCGCCGGCGGACTCCAGCTCGCCCGGCGGCGCCAACGACTGCTGCTCCGCGCCGGCGGTGTTGGCGCCCCCACCGCCAGCCGCTGTGGCAACGAGAAACGTTGTCACGgagcgcggccggcgccgcagGCTCAACGAGAAGCTCTACGCGCTCCGCAGCGTGGTGCCCAACATCACCAAG ATGGACAAGGCGTCCATCGTCAGGGACGCCATCGCCTACGTCGAGCACCTCCAGGAGCAGGAGCGCCGGGTGCAGAAGCTCACGgtgtatgaacactatcacccagAGCTGTACCatgaaaaattcaagcgccat